From Halichoerus grypus chromosome 6, mHalGry1.hap1.1, whole genome shotgun sequence, one genomic window encodes:
- the CIMAP1B gene encoding ciliary microtubule associated protein 1B isoform X1, translating into MGSDIWVGPWRPHRPRGPIAALYRGPGPKYKLPPNTGYILHDPSRPRAPAFSFGARLPTQQTSCGPGPGHLVPARMTVRGPDGTPAYSIYGRPRHAAPLLTPGPGTYFPERAGNATYPSAPRHTIAPRNWGIPEEQQTPGPGTYNVPSLLGPRVIGKVSAPTYSIYGRSAVGSFFEDLSKTPGPCAYHVVNTGIYKSRAPQFSMLARTSLPQDNTLNPGPAAYNVDQVVWSPGPRHRKPRGCSFGIRHSDYLARVLTNADD; encoded by the exons ATGGGCTCGGACATCTGGGTCGGCCCTTGGCGGCCCCACCGGCCCCGCGGCCCCATCGCAGCGCTCTACAGAGGCCCAGGGCCCAAATACAAGCTGCCACCGAACACCG GCTACATCCTGCACGACCCGTCGCGGCCCCGCGCTCCGGCCTTCTCCTTCGGCGCGCGCCTCCCCACGCAGCAGACTTCTTGCGGCCCGGGGCCCGGCCACCTGGTTCCTGCTCGCATGACCGTGCGCGGCCCCGACGGCACCCCCGCCTACTCCATCTACGGCCGCCCCCGCCACGCAGCGCCCCTCCTCACTCCCGGACCCG GCACGTACTTCCCTGAGCGAGCTGGGAACGCGACGTACCCCTCTGCGCCTCGGCATACCATCGCTCCCCGAAACTGGGGCATCCCTGAGGAGCAGCAGACCCCAG gccctgggaccTACAATGTGCCCTCGCTCTTGGGTCCGCGCGTCATTGGTAAAGTCTCGGCCCCAACTTATTCCATCTATGGCCGCAGCGCAGTGGGCAGCTTCTTCGAGGACCTCAGCAAG ACCCCGGGCCCCTGCGCCTACCACGTGGTGAACACTGGGATCTACAAGTCTCGGGCCCCCCAGTTCTCGATGCTGGCGCGGACTTCGCTCCCCCAAGACAACACCCTGAATCCGGGACCCGCAGCCTACAATGTGGACCAGGTGGTCTGGAGTCCCGGGCCAAGG CACCGGAAGCCTCGCGGCTGCAGCTTCGGGATCCGGCACTCGGACTACCTTGCCCGGGTCCTGACCAATGCAGATGATTGA
- the CIMAP1B gene encoding ciliary microtubule associated protein 1B isoform X2, with product MGSDIWVGPWRPHRPRGPIAALYRGPGPKYKLPPNTGYILHDPSRPRAPAFSFGARLPTQQTSCGPGPGHLVPARMTVRGPDGTPAYSIYGRPRHAAPLLTPGPGTYFPERAGNATYPSAPRHTIAPRNWGIPEEQQTPGPGTYNVPSLLGPRVIGKVSAPTYSIYGRSAVGSFFEDLSKTPGPCAYHVVNTGIYKSRAPQFSMLARTSLPQDNTLNPGPAAYNVDQHRKPRGCSFGIRHSDYLARVLTNADD from the exons ATGGGCTCGGACATCTGGGTCGGCCCTTGGCGGCCCCACCGGCCCCGCGGCCCCATCGCAGCGCTCTACAGAGGCCCAGGGCCCAAATACAAGCTGCCACCGAACACCG GCTACATCCTGCACGACCCGTCGCGGCCCCGCGCTCCGGCCTTCTCCTTCGGCGCGCGCCTCCCCACGCAGCAGACTTCTTGCGGCCCGGGGCCCGGCCACCTGGTTCCTGCTCGCATGACCGTGCGCGGCCCCGACGGCACCCCCGCCTACTCCATCTACGGCCGCCCCCGCCACGCAGCGCCCCTCCTCACTCCCGGACCCG GCACGTACTTCCCTGAGCGAGCTGGGAACGCGACGTACCCCTCTGCGCCTCGGCATACCATCGCTCCCCGAAACTGGGGCATCCCTGAGGAGCAGCAGACCCCAG gccctgggaccTACAATGTGCCCTCGCTCTTGGGTCCGCGCGTCATTGGTAAAGTCTCGGCCCCAACTTATTCCATCTATGGCCGCAGCGCAGTGGGCAGCTTCTTCGAGGACCTCAGCAAG ACCCCGGGCCCCTGCGCCTACCACGTGGTGAACACTGGGATCTACAAGTCTCGGGCCCCCCAGTTCTCGATGCTGGCGCGGACTTCGCTCCCCCAAGACAACACCCTGAATCCGGGACCCGCAGCCTACAATGTGGACCAG CACCGGAAGCCTCGCGGCTGCAGCTTCGGGATCCGGCACTCGGACTACCTTGCCCGGGTCCTGACCAATGCAGATGATTGA